The following coding sequences lie in one Carassius gibelio isolate Cgi1373 ecotype wild population from Czech Republic chromosome A17, carGib1.2-hapl.c, whole genome shotgun sequence genomic window:
- the LOC127933412 gene encoding transcriptional-regulating factor 1 isoform X1, whose translation MTENLYETNQFTNHANGTYLFQHSPSSLGAPHFGVPNVSSIQSSPVSPRLNHEQLTSPGTPGHELSPMLEMPNSGGTWEYNQFGRTSSWGSSSLEDLPETSRIYPFNITSQNNSSLTCKDNGSASHPQRLDSFSKAFSTKNMQLLFDDSNRTDDKHLENHISGLLHMPQSLPDGSDRQPLESPVFNQMVIQGQCDQTGFHPSESQNSLHSLYQNQQQFHYGYQQHKQKLNSMEQVNRSLQKPQSSWHGYQSHPMPYPMALNQQQRGMFAHKTHLESQESAQSPTYDPRQDFKIPEQQIFHYQDQQHLRSLSQPGNPYLMQDNVQSIPSKQNNMFSDARHSSPNTPVFSSPKEDQSAFIFPHRIGDLCSPLCQNRSSGVCKTLPQMTLKGENFHTAYAPQWSQAPSPDIQDEAISPHFRAEPGFLREDGSHAKMRCTVCNREFKSLPALNGHMRSHGGLRTHHTSLKMRDGHIHPSEAAQSNPIILPVSVPVKDYQTPTKLMLSLLCHQKDDEQNGLIKTGARSPLPSVRNHPSCIKRSVSDGECAPKVVKKRYRRCLVPLMIPPASTSQESRGATLFHSQLRTASSIGNDTHYTPPPMLNPVRLGSGLFSSINGKGDMAECGETSRERAINVTARINIGEEFQAKIPDIKSQTLTEEDTHNAVLLWLPNKDLDTDDNQQKVDNLLKMACSSVLPGGGANTEYVLHCLFECRGDIMKTLEKLLLPTTLRNTSSPKTDYHYAGSDRWTLQEKRQLNKALLIHNKDFYFVQKMVKTKSVSQCVEYYYTWKKRLRLGTRVSTALSAPVQDPRGDWAINNTTEPNKEADSRTRETEISENPSAVFACEVSNSQMNEETWTQNNLRLLCSSPAENRASTLTLPLGSSSVRSSPSNSTTSGDTDSAVIFPCTECGKVFLKVKSRNAHMKTHRQHEDTQLWQFSRVPEQDHVTVTPECPVTPLKQPINLHSLTCDRSTEVKASLNYMCSESMQEINCPLKTIPFLQSPLDYIPS comes from the exons ATGACAGAAAACCTGTACGAGACGAATCAGTTCACCAACCACGCCAATGGGACCTATTTGTTCCAGCACAGCCCAAGCTCATTGGGTGCACCTCACTTTGGTGTACCAAACGTGAGCTCGATCCAGTCATCTCCAGTGTCTCCTCGACTCAACCACGAGCAGCTAACATCTCCTGGCACTCCAGGACATGAACTTTCTCCGATGCTCGAGATGCCAAACAGCGGCGGGACTTGGGAATATAATCAGTTTGGAAGGACATCATCATGGGGATCTTCTTCTCTTGAAGATCTACCCGAAACCTCTCGAATCTACCCGTTTAACATCACGTCTCAAAACAACTCATCACTGACTTGCAAAGACAATGGCAGTGCTTCTCATCCCCAAAGGTTGGACTCATTCTCAAAGGCCTTCTCTACGAAAAACATGCAACTTCTTTTTGATGATAGTAACAGGACAGATGATAAGCATTTAGAAAATCACATTTCTGGGCTTTTGCACATGCCTCAAAGTCTCCCAGATGGATCAGACAGGCAACCTTTGGAGTCGCCAGTTTTTAACCAAATGGTCATTCAAGGTCAATGCGATCAGACCGGCTTCCATCCATCAGAAAGCCAAAACTCATTGCACAGCCTTTACCAAAACCAGCAACAGTTTCACTATGGATACCAGCAACACAAACAGAAATTAAACAGCATGGAGCAGGTAAACAGGAGCCTCCAAAAACCACAGAGCTCTTGGCATGGCTATCAAAGCCACCCAATGCCATATCCGATGGCCTTGAATCAACAACAAAGAGGGATGTTTGCACATAAAACTCACCTGGAGTCTCAAGAATCTGCTCAATCGCCAACATACGACCCCCGTCAAGATTTCAAAATCCCGGAGCAGCAGATCTTCCATTACCAAGACCAACAGCATCTTCGTTCGCTTTCCCAACCCGGCAATCCTTACCTCATGCAAGATAACGTGCAATCAAtcccttcaaaacaaaacaacatgttTAGCGATGCTCGTCACTCTTCACCCAACACACCCGTGTTCTCGAGTCCCAAAGAAGACCAATCTGCTTTTATCTTCCCTCACCGAATTGGAGACCTCTGCAGCCCGCTTTGCCAAAACAGGAGCTCAGGGGTCTGTAAAACTCTTCCACAGATGACTCTGAAGGGGGAAAATTTTCACACCGCATATGCACCTCAGTGGTCACAG GCTCCTTCACCAGATATTCAAGATGAGGCCATTTCACCTCATTTCAG AGCAGAACCTGGGTTTTTGAGGGAGGATGGATCTCATGCAAAGATGAGATGCACCGTTTGTAACAGGGAGTTCAAAAGTCTCCCGGCTCTGAACGGTCACATGCGCTCACATGGAGGACTGCGGACACACCACACATCCCTCAAAATG AGAGACGGACACATTCATCCGTCTGAAGCTGCTCAAAGCAACCCCATCATCTTACCTGTGTCAGTACCTGTCAAGGACTACCAGACCCCAACCAAACTCATGCTCAGCCTTCTGTGCCACCAGAAAGATGATGAACAAAATGGTTTAATTAAGACTGGTGCACGGTCACCCCTCCCGTCTGTACGAAACCACCCTTCCTGT ATAAAGAGATCTGTCTCGGATGGAGAATGTGCACCAAAAGTGGTGAAAAAGCGGTACCGTCGCTGTCTGGTCCCACTGATGATTCCTCCGGCCAGCACCAGTCAGGAGTCCAGAGGTGCCACACTCTTCCACAGTCAGCTCAGGACGGCGAGCAGCATTGGGAACGACACGCACTACACCCCTCCACCTATGCTCAACCCTGTACGTCTGGGATCAGGCCTCTTCAGCTCTATCAATGGAAAAG GTGATATGGCTGAATGTGGTGAGACTTCAAGAGAGAGAGCGATTAATGTAACAGC TCGGATTAACATTGGCGAGGAATTTCAAGCAAAGATCCCAGACATTAAGAGTCAAACCCTCACAGAGGAAGATACccataatgctgttcttctgtgGTTGCCCAACAAAGACCTGGATACTGATGATAACCAGCAGAAAg TGGACAATCTTCTGAAAATGGCATGCTCTAGTGTGCTGCCAGGCGGCGGAGCAAACACAGAATATGTCCTCCACTGTCTTTTTGAGTGCAGAGGAGATATTATG AAAACCCTTGAAAAGCTTCTCCTCCCTACAACGCTGAGAAACACATCAAGCCCCAAAACAGACTATCATTACGCAG GATCAGACAGATGGACGCTTCAGGAAAAACGGCAACTGAACAAAGCACTTTTAATTCATAACAAGGACTTCTATTTTGTCCAGAAAATG GTCAAGACAAAGTCAGTTTCTCAGTGTGTTGAGTACTATTACACATGGAAAAAGCGTTTGCGTTTGGGTACGAGAGTCAGCACCGCTCTGTCTGCACCCGTTCAAGACCCGCGG GGAGACTGGGCGATAAACAACACCACAGAACCGAACAAAGAAGCTGACAGCAGAACCAGGGAGACTGAAATATCAGAAAACCCAAGCGCCGTGTTCGCCTGTGAAGTGTCAAACTCA CAGATGAATGAAGAAACATGGACCCAGAATAATCTCCGGCTGCTCTGTAGCTCTCCAGCCGAAAACAGAGCGTCCACGCTGACCCTTCCTTTGGGTTCGTCTTCTGTGAGAAGTTCTCCCTCCAACAGCACCACCAGTGGAGACACTGATTCAGCCGTCATCTTTCCCTGCACAGAGTGTGGAAA GGTGTTTTTGAAGGTGAAAAGTCGAAATGCCCACATGAAGACACACCGCCAGCATGAAGACACACAACTGTGGCAGTTCTCCAGGGTTCCTGAGCAAGATCATGTCACTGTGACACCTGAATGCCCTGTTACACCACTAAAACAACCCATAAACCTTCATTCTTTAACATGTGACAGGTCCACGGAGGTCAAAGCATCCTTAAATTACATGTGCAGTGAGTCAATGCAGGAAATCAATTGTCCTCTGAAGACAATTCCTTTCCTACAGAGTCCACTGGACTATATTCCAAGTTAG
- the LOC127933412 gene encoding transcriptional-regulating factor 1 isoform X2 has protein sequence MTENLYETNQFTNHANGTYLFQHSPSSLGAPHFGVPNVSSIQSSPVSPRLNHEQLTSPGTPGHELSPMLEMPNSGGTWEYNQFGRTSSWGSSSLEDLPETSRIYPFNITSQNNSSLTCKDNGSASHPQRLDSFSKAFSTKNMQLLFDDSNRTDDKHLENHISGLLHMPQSLPDGSDRQPLESPVFNQMVIQGQCDQTGFHPSESQNSLHSLYQNQQQFHYGYQQHKQKLNSMEQVNRSLQKPQSSWHGYQSHPMPYPMALNQQQRGMFAHKTHLESQESAQSPTYDPRQDFKIPEQQIFHYQDQQHLRSLSQPGNPYLMQDNVQSIPSKQNNMFSDARHSSPNTPVFSSPKEDQSAFIFPHRIGDLCSPLCQNRSSGVCKTLPQMTLKGENFHTAYAPQWSQAPSPDIQDEAISPHFRAEPGFLREDGSHAKMRCTVCNREFKSLPALNGHMRSHGGLRTHHTSLKMRDGHIHPSEAAQSNPIILPVSVPVKDYQTPTKLMLSLLCHQKDDEQNGLIKTGARSPLPSVRNHPSCIKRSVSDGECAPKVVKKRYRRCLVPLMIPPASTSQESRGATLFHSQLRTASSIGNDTHYTPPPMLNPVRLGSGLFSSINGKGDMAECGETSRERAINVTARINIGEEFQAKIPDIKSQTLTEEDTHNAVLLWLPNKDLDTDDNQQKVDNLLKMACSSVLPGGGANTEYVLHCLFECRGDIMKTLEKLLLPTTLRNTSSPKTDYHYAGSDRWTLQEKRQLNKALLIHNKDFYFVQKMVKTKSVSQCVEYYYTWKKRLRLGTRVSTALSAPVQDPRGDWAINNTTEPNKEADSRTRETEISENPSAVFACEVSNSMNEETWTQNNLRLLCSSPAENRASTLTLPLGSSSVRSSPSNSTTSGDTDSAVIFPCTECGKVFLKVKSRNAHMKTHRQHEDTQLWQFSRVPEQDHVTVTPECPVTPLKQPINLHSLTCDRSTEVKASLNYMCSESMQEINCPLKTIPFLQSPLDYIPS, from the exons ATGACAGAAAACCTGTACGAGACGAATCAGTTCACCAACCACGCCAATGGGACCTATTTGTTCCAGCACAGCCCAAGCTCATTGGGTGCACCTCACTTTGGTGTACCAAACGTGAGCTCGATCCAGTCATCTCCAGTGTCTCCTCGACTCAACCACGAGCAGCTAACATCTCCTGGCACTCCAGGACATGAACTTTCTCCGATGCTCGAGATGCCAAACAGCGGCGGGACTTGGGAATATAATCAGTTTGGAAGGACATCATCATGGGGATCTTCTTCTCTTGAAGATCTACCCGAAACCTCTCGAATCTACCCGTTTAACATCACGTCTCAAAACAACTCATCACTGACTTGCAAAGACAATGGCAGTGCTTCTCATCCCCAAAGGTTGGACTCATTCTCAAAGGCCTTCTCTACGAAAAACATGCAACTTCTTTTTGATGATAGTAACAGGACAGATGATAAGCATTTAGAAAATCACATTTCTGGGCTTTTGCACATGCCTCAAAGTCTCCCAGATGGATCAGACAGGCAACCTTTGGAGTCGCCAGTTTTTAACCAAATGGTCATTCAAGGTCAATGCGATCAGACCGGCTTCCATCCATCAGAAAGCCAAAACTCATTGCACAGCCTTTACCAAAACCAGCAACAGTTTCACTATGGATACCAGCAACACAAACAGAAATTAAACAGCATGGAGCAGGTAAACAGGAGCCTCCAAAAACCACAGAGCTCTTGGCATGGCTATCAAAGCCACCCAATGCCATATCCGATGGCCTTGAATCAACAACAAAGAGGGATGTTTGCACATAAAACTCACCTGGAGTCTCAAGAATCTGCTCAATCGCCAACATACGACCCCCGTCAAGATTTCAAAATCCCGGAGCAGCAGATCTTCCATTACCAAGACCAACAGCATCTTCGTTCGCTTTCCCAACCCGGCAATCCTTACCTCATGCAAGATAACGTGCAATCAAtcccttcaaaacaaaacaacatgttTAGCGATGCTCGTCACTCTTCACCCAACACACCCGTGTTCTCGAGTCCCAAAGAAGACCAATCTGCTTTTATCTTCCCTCACCGAATTGGAGACCTCTGCAGCCCGCTTTGCCAAAACAGGAGCTCAGGGGTCTGTAAAACTCTTCCACAGATGACTCTGAAGGGGGAAAATTTTCACACCGCATATGCACCTCAGTGGTCACAG GCTCCTTCACCAGATATTCAAGATGAGGCCATTTCACCTCATTTCAG AGCAGAACCTGGGTTTTTGAGGGAGGATGGATCTCATGCAAAGATGAGATGCACCGTTTGTAACAGGGAGTTCAAAAGTCTCCCGGCTCTGAACGGTCACATGCGCTCACATGGAGGACTGCGGACACACCACACATCCCTCAAAATG AGAGACGGACACATTCATCCGTCTGAAGCTGCTCAAAGCAACCCCATCATCTTACCTGTGTCAGTACCTGTCAAGGACTACCAGACCCCAACCAAACTCATGCTCAGCCTTCTGTGCCACCAGAAAGATGATGAACAAAATGGTTTAATTAAGACTGGTGCACGGTCACCCCTCCCGTCTGTACGAAACCACCCTTCCTGT ATAAAGAGATCTGTCTCGGATGGAGAATGTGCACCAAAAGTGGTGAAAAAGCGGTACCGTCGCTGTCTGGTCCCACTGATGATTCCTCCGGCCAGCACCAGTCAGGAGTCCAGAGGTGCCACACTCTTCCACAGTCAGCTCAGGACGGCGAGCAGCATTGGGAACGACACGCACTACACCCCTCCACCTATGCTCAACCCTGTACGTCTGGGATCAGGCCTCTTCAGCTCTATCAATGGAAAAG GTGATATGGCTGAATGTGGTGAGACTTCAAGAGAGAGAGCGATTAATGTAACAGC TCGGATTAACATTGGCGAGGAATTTCAAGCAAAGATCCCAGACATTAAGAGTCAAACCCTCACAGAGGAAGATACccataatgctgttcttctgtgGTTGCCCAACAAAGACCTGGATACTGATGATAACCAGCAGAAAg TGGACAATCTTCTGAAAATGGCATGCTCTAGTGTGCTGCCAGGCGGCGGAGCAAACACAGAATATGTCCTCCACTGTCTTTTTGAGTGCAGAGGAGATATTATG AAAACCCTTGAAAAGCTTCTCCTCCCTACAACGCTGAGAAACACATCAAGCCCCAAAACAGACTATCATTACGCAG GATCAGACAGATGGACGCTTCAGGAAAAACGGCAACTGAACAAAGCACTTTTAATTCATAACAAGGACTTCTATTTTGTCCAGAAAATG GTCAAGACAAAGTCAGTTTCTCAGTGTGTTGAGTACTATTACACATGGAAAAAGCGTTTGCGTTTGGGTACGAGAGTCAGCACCGCTCTGTCTGCACCCGTTCAAGACCCGCGG GGAGACTGGGCGATAAACAACACCACAGAACCGAACAAAGAAGCTGACAGCAGAACCAGGGAGACTGAAATATCAGAAAACCCAAGCGCCGTGTTCGCCTGTGAAGTGTCAAACTCA ATGAATGAAGAAACATGGACCCAGAATAATCTCCGGCTGCTCTGTAGCTCTCCAGCCGAAAACAGAGCGTCCACGCTGACCCTTCCTTTGGGTTCGTCTTCTGTGAGAAGTTCTCCCTCCAACAGCACCACCAGTGGAGACACTGATTCAGCCGTCATCTTTCCCTGCACAGAGTGTGGAAA GGTGTTTTTGAAGGTGAAAAGTCGAAATGCCCACATGAAGACACACCGCCAGCATGAAGACACACAACTGTGGCAGTTCTCCAGGGTTCCTGAGCAAGATCATGTCACTGTGACACCTGAATGCCCTGTTACACCACTAAAACAACCCATAAACCTTCATTCTTTAACATGTGACAGGTCCACGGAGGTCAAAGCATCCTTAAATTACATGTGCAGTGAGTCAATGCAGGAAATCAATTGTCCTCTGAAGACAATTCCTTTCCTACAGAGTCCACTGGACTATATTCCAAGTTAG